Proteins co-encoded in one Methanobrevibacter gottschalkii DSM 11977 genomic window:
- the cbiQ gene encoding cobalt ECF transporter T component CbiQ, translated as MVDITQIMRFDELSSQNSPIHNLEGRIKLITTIFIILVSVISKELFIPIILEIILLNILKIADLSYINSAKRLLMLLPFGGAIIVFQPFIQPGNIIWSYSWLHITDFGLNWAILLLVRMIVCLTAIIIYSSTTPLQEMASSFRKLKMPRDLAMILSIMVRFLFLFVDELAAIRKSQKSRNFNIHSKNTTYKWRVKQVGYTIGMMFLKSYEQGERVHKSMVSRGFSDTSEMFDEKKSPEKSDYIFIISIIIVVIILEIIMFKYSGQLGYFGQNLSIN; from the coding sequence ATGGTTGACATAACACAAATAATGAGGTTTGATGAATTATCATCACAAAATAGCCCAATACATAATTTAGAAGGACGTATTAAATTAATAACCACTATTTTTATTATCCTTGTTAGTGTTATTTCAAAAGAACTTTTTATACCAATAATATTAGAAATAATCTTATTAAACATATTAAAGATTGCAGATTTATCCTATATTAATTCTGCAAAAAGATTATTAATGTTGCTTCCTTTTGGCGGAGCAATAATTGTATTCCAACCATTTATTCAACCAGGAAATATAATCTGGAGTTATTCATGGTTGCATATTACTGATTTTGGACTTAATTGGGCAATTTTACTACTTGTTCGTATGATTGTCTGCTTAACTGCAATAATCATCTATTCATCAACAACCCCCCTACAAGAAATGGCAAGTTCATTTAGAAAACTAAAGATGCCGAGAGATTTAGCAATGATTCTTTCAATCATGGTCAGATTTTTATTTTTATTTGTTGATGAGCTTGCAGCAATCCGAAAAAGTCAAAAATCTAGAAATTTTAACATACACTCTAAAAATACAACATACAAATGGAGAGTAAAACAAGTTGGATACACAATAGGAATGATGTTTTTAAAATCATATGAACAAGGAGAGCGTGTTCACAAAAGTATGGTAAGCCGTGGATTTTCAGATACATCAGAAATGTTTGACGAAAAGAAATCTCCTGAAAAAAGCGATTATATATTCATTATCTCAATTATTATTGT
- a CDS encoding PDGLE domain-containing protein: MDKKDMSLIIVAVVICIVISCLSPYIASGDPDGLEKSAEDASVPEDFQIEPINGIPDAIFPDYAFASAPDNQGLQIVALIIGAILTLGVGYGVATILKSRN, translated from the coding sequence ATGGATAAAAAAGATATGTCATTAATCATTGTTGCAGTAGTAATATGTATTGTAATCAGTTGTCTTTCACCATACATTGCATCTGGCGATCCAGACGGTCTTGAAAAATCTGCAGAAGATGCGAGTGTCCCTGAAGACTTCCAAATTGAACCAATAAATGGAATTCCAGATGCGATCTTCCCAGATTATGCATTTGCAAGCGCCCCAGATAATCAAGGATTACAAATTGTAGCCCTGATAATAGGAGCAATTTTAACTCTTGGTGTAGGATACGGAGTTGCAACAATTTTAAAAAGTAGAAATTAA
- the cbiM gene encoding cobalt transporter CbiM, translating into MHIPDGFIPIAQCLVYYVILIVALYFSVKWAKSNLDEKRIPLLAVLAAGIFAIMSMNMPIPFGTSGHMVGGALVAIVFLAPEAAVLVFTVVLLIQALIFGDGGITALGANVLNMAIVGGFVGLYTFKTLNGKIGKYPAAGIAAWLATVLAALACAIEMGIAGTFPVNVGIPSMVLYHFFIGIIEAILTVIVLVALDKFRPDLLSWNKTEGSA; encoded by the coding sequence TTGCATATACCTGATGGATTTATACCTATCGCACAATGTCTTGTATACTATGTAATTTTAATCGTTGCATTATACTTCTCTGTGAAATGGGCCAAATCCAACTTAGATGAAAAACGTATACCTCTTTTAGCAGTACTTGCGGCAGGTATCTTTGCAATCATGTCCATGAACATGCCAATCCCATTTGGTACTAGTGGACACATGGTTGGAGGTGCTTTAGTAGCAATTGTATTCTTAGCACCTGAAGCTGCTGTTTTAGTATTCACAGTTGTTTTACTTATCCAAGCATTAATCTTCGGAGACGGAGGAATTACTGCTCTGGGAGCAAATGTATTGAATATGGCTATTGTTGGAGGTTTTGTAGGTTTATACACCTTTAAAACATTAAATGGAAAAATAGGAAAATATCCTGCAGCAGGAATTGCTGCATGGTTAGCTACAGTACTTGCTGCATTAGCATGTGCTATTGAAATGGGCATTGCTGGTACATTCCCAGTAAATGTTGGTATCCCATCCATGGTTTTATACCACTTCTTTATTGGAATAATCGAAGCTATATTAACTGTAATCGTTCTTGTAGCATTAGACAAATTTAGACCAGACTTACTCTCATGGAATAAAACTGAAGGAAGTGCATAG